A genomic window from Pyxidicoccus trucidator includes:
- a CDS encoding Hsp33 family molecular chaperone HslO: MSDELVSGLLKNTDLRVVLATTSELSRQARTTHGTAPAAAALLSQALTAAAIMGALQKHDARINLQVECDGPLRGLFVDGDASGLVRGYVKNLLVEYVGGEGQYHWRPVLGNKGFLSVLKDQGGGEFYRSSVELVHFDLAADIERYLHQSDQLPSHLLLAQLPSAGDGKADLLGTVAGLLVQPLPSGDMDAFKELGVRLRRDFEPVLQAHAAAGASAVLRALLPESDFEVMSRYPLRFGCSCSKDRVKRALLAMGREELTDLLEKEGQAEATCQFCTTRYVIPGEEIRAMLEAGAI; the protein is encoded by the coding sequence ATGTCCGATGAGCTTGTCAGTGGATTGCTGAAGAATACGGACCTGCGCGTGGTGCTGGCCACCACCTCGGAGCTGTCGCGCCAGGCGCGGACCACCCATGGCACCGCCCCCGCCGCCGCGGCCCTCCTGTCGCAGGCCCTCACCGCCGCCGCCATCATGGGCGCCCTCCAGAAACATGACGCGCGCATCAACCTCCAGGTGGAGTGCGACGGCCCCCTGCGCGGCCTCTTCGTGGACGGTGACGCCTCCGGGCTCGTCCGCGGGTACGTGAAGAACCTCCTCGTGGAGTACGTGGGCGGCGAGGGCCAGTACCACTGGCGTCCGGTGCTGGGGAACAAGGGCTTCCTGTCCGTGCTGAAGGACCAGGGCGGCGGCGAGTTCTACCGCTCCTCGGTGGAGCTGGTGCACTTCGACCTCGCGGCCGACATCGAGCGCTACCTCCACCAGTCGGATCAGCTCCCCTCGCACCTGCTGCTCGCCCAGCTCCCCTCCGCGGGCGACGGCAAGGCGGACCTGCTGGGCACCGTCGCCGGCCTGCTCGTCCAGCCGCTCCCCAGCGGGGACATGGACGCGTTCAAGGAACTGGGTGTCCGCCTGCGCCGCGACTTCGAGCCCGTGCTCCAGGCGCACGCGGCGGCCGGCGCCTCGGCGGTGCTGCGCGCGCTGCTTCCGGAGTCCGATTTCGAGGTGATGTCGCGTTATCCGCTGCGCTTTGGTTGTTCGTGCAGCAAGGACCGCGTGAAGCGTGCGCTGCTCGCCATGGGCCGCGAGGAGCTGACGGACCTGCTGGAGAAGGAAGGCCAGGCCGAGGCCACGTGCCAGTTCTGCACGACGCGCTACGTCATTCCAGGAGAGGAAATTAGGGCCATGTTGGAGGCCGGTGCGATTTGA
- a CDS encoding succinate dehydrogenase: MSSQAAEAVPTKTPLLKSRLGSFLAVVPLSIWVVNHLWDNLSAFNGAAAWETSVTSYSNPFAQAFTLIIVLLPLLMHTGWGIVRLFSFKPNNVSYSNYGNLKYLVQRISAVGVLFFLGAHIWLAFLHPRLVEGHPEPFSDIAREMHHHMPTLIVYLLGTLGTAYHLANGLQSFAMSWGIFASDRSMRRFEPVVIGLFLLLTAMSWAVIYALYTAGAAFSPVGASPP; this comes from the coding sequence ATGAGCAGCCAAGCCGCCGAAGCCGTGCCGACAAAGACTCCGCTCCTCAAGTCCCGCCTGGGCTCGTTCCTGGCGGTGGTGCCGCTCTCCATCTGGGTGGTCAACCACCTCTGGGACAACCTGTCCGCCTTCAACGGCGCGGCGGCGTGGGAGACCTCGGTGACGAGCTACTCCAACCCGTTCGCCCAGGCCTTCACCCTCATCATCGTCCTCCTGCCGCTGCTCATGCACACCGGCTGGGGCATCGTCCGGCTGTTCAGCTTCAAGCCGAACAACGTCAGCTACAGCAACTACGGCAACCTCAAGTACCTCGTTCAGCGCATCAGCGCGGTGGGCGTCCTCTTCTTCCTCGGCGCCCACATCTGGCTGGCCTTCCTGCACCCGCGCCTGGTGGAGGGGCACCCGGAGCCGTTCTCCGACATCGCCCGGGAGATGCACCACCACATGCCCACGCTCATCGTCTACCTGCTGGGCACCCTGGGCACCGCGTACCACCTGGCCAACGGCCTTCAGAGCTTCGCCATGTCCTGGGGCATCTTCGCCAGCGACCGCTCCATGCGCCGCTTCGAGCCGGTGGTCATCGGCCTGTTCCTGCTCCTGACGGCGATGAGCTGGGCCGTCATCTACGCGCTCTACACCGCGGGCGCCGCCTTCAGCCCCGTGGGCGCCTCGCCTCCGTGA
- a CDS encoding single-stranded DNA-binding protein codes for MAGGVNKVILIGNLGADPEVRFTPGGQAVANFRIATSESWTDKNGQKQERTEWHRIVVWGKLAELCGEYLKKGRQCYVEGRLQTREWTDKENRKNYTTEVVANAVTFLGGRDAGEGMSSGGGGGGRRQGPAQRGNGNGMDGDYGQQPPPMDDSNMGGGHSGGDDDIPF; via the coding sequence ATGGCTGGAGGCGTGAACAAGGTCATTCTCATCGGCAACCTGGGGGCGGACCCCGAGGTTCGCTTCACTCCGGGCGGTCAGGCGGTGGCGAACTTCCGCATCGCCACCAGCGAGAGCTGGACGGACAAGAATGGCCAGAAGCAGGAGCGGACCGAGTGGCACCGCATCGTCGTCTGGGGAAAGCTCGCGGAGCTCTGCGGCGAGTACCTGAAGAAGGGACGGCAGTGCTACGTCGAGGGCCGCCTGCAGACGCGCGAGTGGACCGACAAGGAGAACCGGAAGAACTACACCACGGAGGTCGTCGCCAACGCGGTGACGTTCCTCGGGGGGCGTGACGCCGGTGAGGGCATGAGCAGCGGCGGCGGTGGTGGTGGCCGCCGGCAGGGCCCCGCCCAGCGCGGCAACGGCAACGGCATGGACGGCGACTACGGCCAGCAGCCTCCTCCCATGGACGACAGCAACATGGGTGGTGGCCACAGCGGTGGCGACGACGACATCCCGTTCTGA
- the dacB gene encoding D-alanyl-D-alanine carboxypeptidase/D-alanyl-D-alanine-endopeptidase, which yields MQVHRASPFLAATAIIFLTLPSPALSAPPSAAEKRADREALKTALMEVLQRAPLKASRVGVYMQSLDDGAVVFSHNADELLNPASNVKLVTSAAALVSLGPEYRYDTEFLVDPELGADGKVKTLYVRGKGDPSITTERMWGIVSELWHTGVREVGEIVVDDSWFDAERTPPGYDQEDTDRPYMAPTGALSLNWNAVAIYLRPGSGPGAKGTVEMEPPSDYFSVENQLTTGSRHSRRVFVKSAPAGSQQKIVVRGVLPEERGAAAKVWKKIDNPPMYFGQTLKQMLATRGVKMKGKVRLGLTPSKAKMLHVSPSDTLDVILKRLNKLSSNFVAEQLIKTMGAELRGAPGSFTKGMDVVEHFLERDVGIPRGTYVMKNGGGLNDANRFSATQLNRLLRHMSERFPFAPEYLSSVPIAGKDGTLKYRFEGSDAVGRLRAKTGTLESVSALSGYVTSAGGERFTFSIMANDFAGRAGPIIAGLDALGAAVAATGSSLGPSNAVAALADSSRPASAINDVAARIKTYLDLGKQRDQRNIGFLRTAWRSERDPAVRAVLAESLYQSNPHDYLGARTLLDSYSATGEVYGRLKEVARVLAVEVPGVSSMVELAAGGNTEALARVLELAGAAGTDPQAQQEMSEALGEVARTAPEELVVALRAASAGDRDASTSLLARALVQAGQADHPFWKSLRRMLGASDPRLAAFAKGLDSTLSQKVAEAKVPPQDGLDPVQVVAPAGAAPRPPSRSGNPPEARTAETSPGG from the coding sequence GTGCAGGTCCATCGAGCCAGCCCCTTCTTGGCCGCAACGGCCATTATTTTCCTGACACTCCCGAGCCCCGCGCTCTCGGCGCCTCCATCCGCCGCCGAAAAGCGGGCGGACCGTGAGGCGCTGAAGACGGCCCTGATGGAGGTGCTCCAGCGCGCGCCCTTGAAGGCGAGCCGCGTCGGCGTCTACATGCAGAGCCTGGACGACGGCGCTGTCGTGTTCAGCCACAACGCCGACGAGCTGCTCAACCCGGCCTCCAACGTGAAGCTGGTGACGTCGGCGGCCGCGCTCGTGTCGCTCGGGCCCGAGTACCGCTACGACACCGAGTTCCTCGTGGACCCGGAGCTGGGTGCGGACGGCAAGGTCAAGACGCTCTACGTGCGCGGCAAGGGCGACCCGTCCATCACCACGGAGCGCATGTGGGGCATCGTCTCCGAGCTGTGGCACACCGGCGTGCGCGAGGTGGGCGAGATTGTCGTGGACGACTCCTGGTTCGACGCCGAGCGCACGCCGCCCGGCTATGACCAGGAGGACACGGACCGCCCGTACATGGCCCCCACCGGCGCGCTGAGCCTCAACTGGAACGCCGTCGCCATCTACCTGCGCCCCGGCAGCGGGCCCGGGGCCAAGGGCACGGTGGAGATGGAGCCGCCCAGCGACTACTTCAGCGTGGAGAACCAGCTCACCACCGGCTCGCGCCACTCGCGCCGCGTGTTCGTGAAGTCGGCCCCGGCCGGCTCCCAGCAGAAGATTGTCGTCCGCGGCGTGCTTCCCGAGGAGCGCGGCGCCGCCGCCAAGGTGTGGAAGAAGATCGACAACCCGCCCATGTACTTCGGGCAGACGCTGAAGCAGATGCTGGCCACCCGTGGCGTGAAGATGAAGGGGAAGGTCAGGCTGGGCTTGACGCCCTCCAAGGCGAAGATGCTGCACGTGTCCCCGTCGGACACGTTGGACGTCATCCTCAAGCGCCTCAACAAGCTCTCCAGCAACTTCGTCGCCGAGCAGCTGATCAAGACGATGGGCGCGGAGCTGCGGGGCGCGCCGGGCTCCTTCACCAAGGGCATGGACGTCGTGGAGCACTTCCTCGAGCGCGACGTGGGCATCCCTCGCGGCACCTACGTCATGAAGAACGGCGGCGGTCTCAACGACGCCAACCGCTTCTCCGCGACGCAGCTCAACCGGCTGCTGCGCCACATGTCCGAGCGCTTCCCCTTCGCCCCCGAGTACCTCTCCTCCGTGCCCATTGCCGGCAAGGACGGCACGCTGAAGTACCGCTTCGAGGGCAGCGACGCGGTGGGCCGCCTGCGCGCCAAGACGGGCACGCTGGAGAGCGTGTCCGCGCTCAGCGGCTACGTGACGAGCGCGGGCGGTGAGCGCTTCACCTTCTCCATCATGGCCAACGACTTCGCGGGCCGCGCCGGTCCGATTATCGCCGGCCTGGACGCGCTGGGCGCGGCGGTGGCCGCCACCGGCTCCAGCCTGGGGCCCTCCAACGCGGTGGCCGCGCTGGCCGACAGCAGCCGCCCGGCGAGCGCCATCAACGACGTGGCCGCCCGCATCAAGACGTACCTGGACCTGGGCAAGCAGCGCGACCAGCGCAACATCGGCTTCCTGCGCACGGCGTGGCGCAGCGAGAGAGACCCGGCGGTGCGCGCGGTGCTGGCGGAGAGCCTCTACCAGTCCAACCCGCATGACTACCTGGGCGCGCGCACGCTGCTGGACAGCTACTCCGCCACCGGCGAGGTGTATGGCCGGCTGAAGGAAGTGGCGCGGGTGCTCGCCGTCGAGGTGCCGGGCGTCAGCAGCATGGTGGAGCTGGCCGCCGGGGGGAACACCGAGGCGCTGGCCCGCGTGCTGGAGCTGGCCGGTGCCGCCGGGACGGACCCGCAGGCGCAGCAGGAGATGTCCGAGGCGCTGGGCGAGGTGGCCCGCACCGCCCCCGAGGAGCTGGTGGTGGCCCTGCGCGCCGCCAGCGCCGGGGACCGCGACGCCTCCACCTCGCTGCTGGCCCGCGCGCTGGTACAGGCCGGCCAGGCGGACCACCCCTTCTGGAAGTCCCTGCGCCGCATGCTGGGCGCCTCGGACCCGCGGCTCGCCGCCTTCGCCAAGGGGCTGGACTCGACGCTGTCGCAGAAGGTGGCCGAGGCCAAGGTTCCGCCGCAGGACGGCCTCGACCCGGTGCAGGTGGTGGCTCCGGCCGGCGCCGCGCCGCGCCCGCCGAGCCGCTCCGGCAACCCGCCCGAGGCGCGCACCGCCGAGACGAGTCCCGGCGGGTAG
- a CDS encoding ABC transporter substrate-binding protein has translation MTVLLESPPDSLDDRFALTANGQRLAALITPGLLAFDDASQPTPVLAESFREVSPTLMEFTLRPGLTFHDGSALTAEDVKATYDGLRDAAVRSPKAERYAVLERVEAVDVRTVRFHLKRPHAPLLAELSAGIIPAERASAASVVAQGEHPVGAGPFRFESWPDEEHLTLAPFAGWHAGTPALPRLRFRVVRDETTRVLELLKGRADLAVNVVSPAVLPVLRRESHLRVLSRPGTGFAYVGLNLREGPLADARVRRALCHLVDVGPVVEHKLHGLAKASRGLLPSAHWAWAPSAGCGYSPEAAARLLDAAGYPDPDGPGGRPRLTLSLKTSTDRLRRAVGLVLKEQLARGGVQVEVRALEFGTFFEDVRRGRFELFTLKWASVMEPDLLRGAFHSANIPGPENHWGGFNRGALRDASLDALLEEALRVPREERKVLYMEAQQRLDALMPILPLWHEDSVAVVSTRLEGFEPSAHGLLTPLARARLAPGAGKRTP, from the coding sequence GTGACGGTGCTGCTGGAATCGCCGCCGGACAGCCTGGACGACCGGTTTGCCTTGACGGCCAACGGCCAGCGGCTGGCGGCGCTCATCACCCCGGGGCTGCTGGCCTTCGACGACGCGAGCCAGCCGACGCCGGTGCTGGCCGAGTCCTTCCGAGAGGTGTCCCCCACCCTCATGGAGTTCACCCTCCGCCCCGGCCTCACGTTCCACGACGGCAGCGCGCTGACGGCGGAGGACGTGAAGGCCACCTATGACGGGCTGCGGGACGCGGCGGTGCGCAGCCCCAAGGCGGAGCGGTACGCGGTGCTGGAGCGCGTGGAGGCGGTGGACGTGCGCACCGTGCGCTTCCACCTGAAGCGCCCCCATGCGCCCCTGCTGGCGGAGCTTTCCGCCGGCATCATCCCCGCCGAGCGGGCCAGCGCGGCCAGCGTGGTGGCACAGGGCGAGCACCCGGTGGGCGCGGGGCCCTTCCGCTTCGAGTCCTGGCCGGACGAGGAGCACCTCACGCTGGCGCCCTTCGCGGGCTGGCACGCGGGCACACCCGCCCTGCCCCGGCTGCGCTTCCGGGTGGTGCGCGACGAGACGACACGCGTGCTGGAGCTGCTGAAGGGGCGCGCGGACCTCGCGGTCAACGTGGTGTCTCCGGCGGTGCTGCCGGTGCTGCGGCGCGAGTCCCACCTGCGCGTGCTGTCCCGCCCGGGCACCGGCTTCGCCTACGTGGGCCTCAACCTGCGCGAGGGCCCGCTGGCGGATGCGCGGGTGCGGCGGGCCCTGTGCCACCTGGTCGACGTGGGGCCGGTGGTGGAGCACAAGCTGCACGGACTGGCGAAGGCGTCCCGGGGACTGCTGCCGAGCGCGCACTGGGCCTGGGCGCCGTCAGCCGGGTGCGGGTATTCACCGGAGGCGGCCGCGCGCCTGCTGGACGCGGCGGGGTACCCGGACCCGGACGGCCCGGGCGGCAGGCCCCGGCTGACGCTGTCCCTGAAGACGAGCACGGACCGGCTGCGGCGCGCGGTGGGGCTGGTGCTGAAGGAGCAGCTCGCGCGCGGCGGCGTGCAGGTGGAGGTCCGCGCCCTGGAGTTCGGCACCTTCTTCGAGGACGTGCGCCGGGGCCGCTTCGAGCTGTTCACCCTGAAGTGGGCCTCCGTCATGGAGCCGGACCTGCTGCGCGGCGCCTTCCACTCGGCGAACATCCCCGGGCCGGAGAACCACTGGGGCGGCTTCAACCGGGGGGCGCTGCGGGACGCGTCGCTGGACGCCCTGCTGGAGGAGGCGTTGCGCGTGCCCCGCGAGGAGCGGAAGGTCCTCTATATGGAAGCGCAGCAGCGGCTGGACGCGCTGATGCCCATCCTGCCGCTGTGGCATGAGGACAGCGTGGCCGTGGTGTCCACCCGCCTGGAGGGCTTCGAGCCGAGCGCCCATGGCCTGCTCACCCCGCTGGCCCGCGCGCGACTGGCTCCGGGCGCGGGAAAGAGGACACCGTGA
- a CDS encoding ABC transporter permease: MSRRLGSAVIALVGALLLVSLFLHLVPGDPVDVMLGEQSTEVDREALRRAVGLDLPWYSQLGVFTRQLVTGELRTSLPPFQRKVLPSIGAALPYTLALTVASMLVALALALPLGVAAAARRGSAVDAVAMGTSVAGVALPRFWLGPMLIIVFALKLDWLPVSGAESWRHLVLPAFTLGTALAAFLARMTRASMLESLREDYVTVARAKGLSPRTVLWKHAFRNALLPLLTVLGLEFGTLLGGAIVTEKVFAWPGMGTLLLTAIEKRDYNTVRATVLVFTLCYVAVNTLTDAAYALADPRVRRRS, encoded by the coding sequence GTGAGCCGACGCCTCGGGTCCGCGGTGATTGCCCTGGTGGGCGCCCTGCTCCTCGTGTCGCTGTTCCTGCACCTCGTGCCGGGAGACCCGGTGGACGTCATGCTCGGCGAGCAGTCCACGGAGGTGGACCGCGAGGCCCTGCGGCGCGCGGTGGGGCTGGACTTGCCGTGGTACTCGCAGCTCGGCGTCTTCACCCGGCAGCTCGTCACGGGAGAGCTGCGCACGTCGCTGCCCCCCTTCCAGCGCAAGGTGCTGCCCTCCATCGGCGCGGCGCTGCCGTACACGCTGGCGCTCACCGTGGCGTCCATGCTGGTGGCCCTGGCCCTGGCCCTCCCGCTGGGCGTGGCCGCCGCGGCGAGGCGGGGCTCCGCCGTGGACGCGGTGGCCATGGGCACATCGGTGGCGGGCGTGGCGCTGCCGCGCTTCTGGCTGGGCCCCATGCTCATCATCGTCTTCGCGCTGAAGCTGGACTGGCTGCCCGTCTCGGGCGCGGAGTCCTGGCGTCACCTGGTGCTGCCCGCCTTCACGCTGGGCACCGCGCTCGCCGCCTTCCTCGCGCGGATGACTCGCGCCTCCATGCTGGAGTCCCTGCGCGAGGACTACGTCACCGTCGCCCGCGCCAAGGGCCTGTCCCCGCGCACCGTGCTGTGGAAACACGCCTTCCGCAACGCGCTGCTGCCGCTGCTCACCGTGCTGGGACTGGAGTTCGGCACGCTGCTGGGCGGGGCCATCGTCACGGAGAAGGTGTTCGCCTGGCCCGGCATGGGCACCCTCCTGCTCACCGCGATTGAGAAGCGCGACTACAACACCGTGCGCGCCACGGTGCTGGTCTTCACGCTCTGCTACGTGGCCGTCAACACGCTCACCGACGCCGCCTACGCCCTGGCCGACCCGCGCGTGCGGAGGCGCTCGTGA